The sequence below is a genomic window from Candidatus Dormiibacterota bacterium.
GAAGTAGAGAACATCGGGCCACGGTGGCCACGAGGAGGAGCACACCATGAGCGAGAGGTTCAAGAACAAGGTCGCGGTGGTCACGGGTGGGAACAGCGGCATCGGTCTCGCCACGGCGAGGGCGTTTGTCCGCGAGGGGGCCAAGGTGGCCATCACGGGACGGAGCGACGTCACCCTGAAGGCGGCCCAGAGGGAGCTCGGGCCCGATGTCCTGGTGCTCAAGGCCGACTCCTCGCGAGTCCCGGAGATTTCGACTGCGATGGACCGGATCAAGGAGAGATTCGGCCGGATCGACGCCCTGTTCGTCAACGCCGGCATCGGCAAGTTCGTCCCCTTCGAGGACGTGACCGAAGCGCTTTTCGACGAAACCATGGCGACCAACCTCAAGGGCGCCTTCTTCACCGTCCAGAAGGCGCTTCCGCTTCTCCCGCGCGGCGCCGCCGTCGTCCTGAACGCATCGATCAACGCGCACATGGGCATGCCGGGCTCCACCGTCTACGGGGCCTCCAAGGCCGCCGTCGTCAACCTGGCCAAGACCCTGTCGGCCGACCTTCTGAAACGGGGAATACGAGTGAACGTCGTCAGCCCGGGACCCGTGGCGACCCCGATCCTCGACCGCATGGGACTGCCGGAAGAGGCGACCCGGCAGCTCAAGGAGCAGATCACCGAGCGGGTCCCGCTCAAGCGATTCGGCCAGCCGGAGGAGATCGCCACCGCGGTGCTTTACCTCTCGTCCAGCGAATCCGCGTTCATCGTGGGGACGGAGCTGGTAGTCGACGGCGGCATGATCCAGCTCTGAGGAGGCGGACATGAAAATCAACGAGATGAAGGCCGGCGGCAGCGCCGTCCTGTTCGGCGTCATCCCCGTGGGGACGGCGTTCGGCCACTGGGTCAGCAAGCTCATCGCACTGCCCCAGCTGAGACGCCTCGCAACCGGAGAGATTCCCTGGACGCCGCTGCGAAGACCGCTGGCGCAGAGCACCGTGGCGCTCGTCTCGAGCGGCGGCGTGCACCTGCGAAGCGATCGCCCGTTCAACCTCAATGGGGATCCGACCTTCCGCGTCATCCCGAATGGAGCACAACAGGCCGATCTCGCCATCTCGCACCAGGCGTACGACAAGACCGATGCACTTCGGGACATCAATCTGGTGTTTCCGATCGAGCGCCTGCGCGAGCTCGAGACCGAGCGGGTCATCGGCCGGCTGTCCGACGTTCATTACGGATTCGGATTGATGGGGAGCGCCAAACGGCTCATGCCGGCAATCAAGGAGGTCGCGCGACGCATCAAGGAGTCGGGTGTCGACCTGGTTCTCCTGGTGCCCGCCTGACCGATCTGCACGCGGTCCGTCGGACTGCTTGCCAGAGAAATCGAGGCCAGGGGCGTGACGACGGTGGCCCTGGGTCTCGTCAAGGAGGTCGCGGAGGCGGCCCGCGCGCCGCGCTTCCTGTACCTGCACTGGCCCTTCGGCCACGCCCTGGGCGAACCGGGCCATGTCGCCCAGCAGCGAACCGTGCTCCACGACATGCTCACGATGGCGACACGCGCGCCGCGCCCGGGGCTGGTCGTCGAGCTCCCCTATCGCTGGCGACGCCATGCGTACACGGCCGTCCGTGACTGGAAGGCGCCAAGCCCGGCCGTCTCCGCCGAATTGTCCTCACTCACGGGTCATGGCGTGACGGGGGAAGCTCAACGGAAGAGCGCATGAGCGTCCGGGGCCGGTCGAACCGCGAGGTTCGCCGGCAGGGCGCAGAGGATCAACGCCACCATCACCGGCACGAACGCGTCGAACTGCCTGACCTCGTGGAACTGGCCGTATAGGAAGGTGGTCGTCGCCAGCAGCGGCAGGAGAATGACCGTTCGACGCAGCGCCGGCGACGCGTGGCGATACCCTAGAATTGCGACTCCCATCCAGATGGCCGGAGCCAGATAACGGGTCAGAAGTCCCGCCGTCGGGTGAAGGAGCTGCTGAGTATTGGTCTCGATGCGAAGCTCGGGAGCCACCGCCGAGGGGAGCAGCCAGAACATCAGGAGTCGA
It includes:
- a CDS encoding SDR family oxidoreductase; protein product: MSERFKNKVAVVTGGNSGIGLATARAFVREGAKVAITGRSDVTLKAAQRELGPDVLVLKADSSRVPEISTAMDRIKERFGRIDALFVNAGIGKFVPFEDVTEALFDETMATNLKGAFFTVQKALPLLPRGAAVVLNASINAHMGMPGSTVYGASKAAVVNLAKTLSADLLKRGIRVNVVSPGPVATPILDRMGLPEEATRQLKEQITERVPLKRFGQPEEIATAVLYLSSSESAFIVGTELVVDGGMIQL
- a CDS encoding glycine/sarcosine/betaine reductase selenoprotein B family protein; this encodes MKINEMKAGGSAVLFGVIPVGTAFGHWVSKLIALPQLRRLATGEIPWTPLRRPLAQSTVALVSSGGVHLRSDRPFNLNGDPTFRVIPNGAQQADLAISHQAYDKTDALRDINLVFPIERLRELETERVIGRLSDVHYGFGLMGSAKRLMPAIKEVARRIKESGVDLVLLVPA